A genomic window from Ruminiclostridium cellulolyticum H10 includes:
- a CDS encoding AAA family ATPase has protein sequence MDNNKHDLRELLQYIHPASLDYQEWLSVGMALKEDGYTAADWDTWSRQDTKRYHSGECFKKWDTFRGTSSPVTAGTIVQMAKDNGWLPKRNESGHELNWEDSIGSKDDLVVINKGWLEGKEVIEPEAWDPVGQLVSYLEILFEASENVGYVTESWFNEEKQKYLPTKGAWDRTAGELIQQLNKCNGDIGSVIGDYKNEAGAWIRFNPLDGKGIKNENVTDYRYALVESDDTEIEKQNAIIRELELPVACLVHSGGKSLHAIVKIEAGSYEEYRKRVDYLYNVCRKNGLKIDTQNKNPSRLSRMPGIERNGQKQFLVDTNIGKESWKEWQEWIESINDDLPDPESLTGIWDNLPELSPPLINGVLRQGHKMLIAGPSKAGKSYALIELTCAIAEGRKWFDWSCTQGKVMYVNLELDRASCLHRFKDVYQALGWQANNLDNIDIWNLRGKSVPMDKLAPKLIRRAAKKNYIAIIIDPIYKVITGDENSADQMAHFCNQFDLVCTELGCAVIYCHHHSKGSQGGKRSMDRASGSGVFSRDPDALLDLIELDLTDSLLKQEENKAVCKVCDDWLKMCNVDILAELSQDDLCSEKAMMEASKRLLKAETYQAMQIAVEAARKAVQQRTAWRIEGTLREFPKFPPVNLWFNYPVHIVDSVGSLKDVETEGEAPPWKKNFAKKKSPEARKKERNMSLETAFEACSMNGAVTVQAMAEYMGITDKSIRNRIKEHGGYWIDGSEIGKKSK, from the coding sequence ATGGACAATAACAAGCATGATTTGCGTGAATTATTACAATACATACACCCTGCTTCACTCGACTACCAGGAATGGCTCAGCGTAGGGATGGCACTAAAAGAAGATGGATACACAGCAGCTGACTGGGATACATGGAGTAGGCAGGATACTAAACGATATCATTCAGGAGAATGTTTCAAAAAGTGGGATACATTCCGAGGTACCTCAAGCCCCGTTACTGCAGGCACTATTGTACAGATGGCTAAAGATAACGGATGGCTTCCTAAAAGGAATGAATCCGGGCATGAACTTAACTGGGAAGATTCTATAGGGAGCAAGGATGATCTAGTAGTTATAAACAAGGGCTGGCTTGAAGGAAAAGAAGTAATCGAGCCTGAAGCATGGGACCCAGTAGGCCAACTGGTTAGTTATCTTGAAATACTCTTTGAGGCATCAGAGAACGTCGGTTATGTTACTGAAAGTTGGTTCAACGAAGAAAAACAGAAGTACCTTCCCACAAAAGGAGCCTGGGATCGTACCGCAGGGGAACTTATACAGCAACTAAACAAGTGTAATGGTGATATTGGAAGTGTTATAGGAGACTATAAGAATGAGGCTGGTGCATGGATCCGTTTCAATCCCCTTGATGGAAAAGGAATTAAGAATGAAAATGTTACAGATTACCGGTATGCCCTTGTTGAATCCGATGACACCGAAATAGAGAAGCAGAACGCAATCATCCGGGAGTTGGAACTTCCTGTTGCTTGTTTGGTCCATAGCGGAGGTAAAAGCCTTCATGCGATTGTAAAAATAGAGGCAGGGAGCTATGAAGAATATAGAAAACGTGTAGATTACTTATACAACGTCTGCCGTAAAAATGGGCTAAAGATTGACACTCAGAATAAAAACCCCTCCAGACTTTCCAGAATGCCAGGCATTGAGAGAAACGGCCAGAAGCAATTTCTTGTAGATACCAACATAGGTAAAGAAAGCTGGAAGGAATGGCAGGAATGGATTGAAAGTATTAACGATGATCTCCCGGATCCAGAAAGTCTTACTGGTATATGGGACAATCTTCCTGAACTCTCACCTCCGCTTATAAACGGAGTACTAAGACAAGGCCACAAAATGCTTATTGCAGGTCCTTCTAAGGCCGGTAAGTCATATGCACTGATAGAGTTAACCTGTGCCATTGCAGAGGGGCGAAAATGGTTTGATTGGTCATGTACCCAGGGCAAAGTAATGTATGTAAATCTTGAACTTGATAGAGCAAGTTGTTTGCACCGATTTAAAGACGTATACCAAGCACTGGGATGGCAGGCCAACAACCTTGACAATATTGATATATGGAATTTAAGAGGTAAGTCAGTACCAATGGACAAGTTGGCTCCTAAGCTCATCCGTAGGGCTGCCAAAAAGAACTATATTGCGATTATCATTGACCCTATTTACAAAGTTATTACCGGTGATGAAAACAGTGCTGACCAGATGGCCCATTTCTGTAACCAGTTTGACCTTGTATGTACGGAGCTGGGGTGTGCAGTAATCTATTGTCACCATCACAGTAAAGGTAGCCAAGGAGGTAAGCGAAGTATGGATCGTGCATCTGGATCAGGAGTATTCTCCCGTGACCCTGATGCTCTTCTGGACCTCATCGAACTAGATCTGACAGATAGTCTCTTGAAACAGGAAGAAAACAAAGCGGTTTGTAAAGTTTGTGATGACTGGCTAAAAATGTGTAATGTAGACATACTTGCAGAGCTATCTCAAGATGATTTATGCAGCGAAAAGGCTATGATGGAAGCTTCAAAACGGCTTCTTAAGGCAGAGACATATCAAGCCATGCAGATTGCTGTTGAAGCAGCTAGAAAAGCCGTTCAGCAGCGTACAGCCTGGAGAATAGAAGGCACGTTAAGAGAGTTCCCTAAGTTTCCTCCAGTTAATTTGTGGTTTAATTATCCGGTGCATATAGTTGATTCTGTTGGAAGTCTCAAGGATGTTGAGACAGAGGGTGAAGCCCCTCCATGGAAAAAGAACTTTGCAAAGAAAAAGTCACCCGAAGCCCGGAAAAAAGAAAGGAATATGTCTCTGGAAACAGCTTTTGAGGCTTGTAGTATGAATGGTGCAGTGACAGTTCAAGCAATGGCTGAATACATGGGTATTACTGACAAGTCGATAAGAAACAGGATAAAAGAGCATGGTGGCTATTGGATTGATGGTAGTGAAATTGGTAAAAAGAGTAAATAA
- a CDS encoding RusA family crossover junction endodeoxyribonuclease yields the protein MSKNGIPNCKHQLDYWEEECSQCDGLKECREMFPVKTEFFLPMKKVPTVTHQEKQVKVVNGKPVFYEPDKLKAARAKLQAHLAKYVPDKPYTGPVRLMVKWCFPVTGKHKNGEYKTSKPDTDNLQKLLKDVMTDLRFWKDDALVASEIVEKFWAEVPGIFIAIEELS from the coding sequence ATGAGCAAAAATGGTATTCCGAATTGTAAACATCAGCTTGATTACTGGGAGGAAGAATGCTCCCAGTGTGATGGATTAAAAGAGTGCAGAGAAATGTTCCCTGTAAAAACAGAATTCTTCTTGCCGATGAAAAAAGTTCCTACTGTGACTCATCAGGAAAAGCAAGTGAAGGTTGTTAATGGCAAGCCGGTATTTTACGAACCAGACAAACTTAAAGCTGCAAGAGCAAAATTACAGGCACACCTAGCAAAATATGTACCTGATAAGCCATACACAGGACCTGTAAGGTTAATGGTAAAGTGGTGCTTCCCTGTTACAGGCAAACATAAAAACGGTGAATACAAGACAAGTAAGCCTGATACAGATAACCTGCAGAAACTTCTAAAGGATGTAATGACTGACTTAAGATTCTGGAAAGACGATGCACTGGTTGCCTCAGAGATAGTTGAAAAGTTTTGGGCGGAAGTACCTGGGATATTCATTGCAATTGAAGAGTTGAGTTGA